The following is a genomic window from Spirosoma foliorum.
CTATTTTACCATAACTGTTAAGAGCACATTTTGTCTAGAAATCCAATCGACAGCTAAATTATAAGAACGCATCTAACGCTAATTGGGCTGATCTACACAGATTTTATCCGCGTAAATCAGCCCAATTAGCGTTAGATGCGTTCCAGATTATGCCAGAATTGGCTTGACAACCTTTCCGGCCACATCGGTTAGTCGGAACGGTCGCCCCTGAAACTGGTAGGTAAGTTTGGTATGGTCGAAACCTAACAGGTGCAGAATCGTGGCTTGCAGGTCGTGAATATGCACTTTGTCTTTCACGCCGTAGTAGCCAATGTCATCGGTTTCGCCGAACGAAAAGCCTTTTTTGACACCACCGCCCGCCATCCAGACAGTAAACGCATCGAGGTGGTGATCGCGGCCCATGAACGGTAAAGTTTGCCCATCGCGATTTTCCTGCATGGGTGTCCGGCCAAATTCGCCACCCCAAACAACCAGCGTATCGTCCAGCAAGCCACGTTGTTTGAGATCGTTGAGTAAAGCAGCTACGGCCTGATCTGATTCCTTACATTTTGCGTGCAGACCAATATCAATTGAACCGTCGGCGCTGGTGCCGTGGGTATCCCAACCCCAATCGAAAAGTTGTACAAACCGAACTCCTCGCTCAACTAACCGGCGTGCTAACAGGCAGTTTCGGGCAAATGAGCCTTTATTGGGATCGACTCCGTAGCTATCCATAATATACTGGGGCTCGCTCTTGATATCCATCGCATCGGGAACGGACATCTGCATCCGAAACGCCAGTTCGTATTGAGCAATACGGGTCAGGATTTCGGGGTCTTTAACATCGTCGTATTGTTGTTGATTGATCTGACTAATGGCGTCGATGGTTTGCTTCCGAATATTGCGGTTCATACCAGATGGATCGGATGCGTAAAGAACAGGATCGCCATCAGTCCGACATTGGACGCCCTGGTAAACCGTTGGTAGAAAGCCACTTCCCCAAACCGATTTTCCTGCATCGGGTTGTTTCCCGCCCGAAGCCAGCACGATATAGCCAGGTAAGTTGTCGTTTTCAGTGCCAAGCCCATACGTTACCCATGAGCCCATACTCGGGCGGCCCAGCCGCGCACTACCCGTGTGCATCAGCAATTGAGCGGGTGCGTGATTGAATTGGTCGGTGTGCATGGCCTTCAGAAATGTTATATCATCGACAGCACCCTGCAAATGGGGTAAATAGTTGGATACCCAAGCCCCTGATTGTCCGTGTTGGGCAAATTTTCCCTGTGGACCGAGCATTTTCGGAGTACCCCGAATGAACGCAAACTTTTTTCCTTCGAGCAGAGCCTGCGGACAATCTTTGCCATTGTACTTTGCCAGTTCGGGTTTATAATCGAACAACTCCAACTGGCTGGGCGAACCCGCCATATGGATATAAATAACCCGCTTTGCTTTGGGCACGAACTGCGATGGGTGAGGGGCTGTGGGTTCTCCAGATAGTACACTCCCAACGGTATTGTCTTGTGGTGTGCTTTTTCCGAAGAACCCACAGCTACTAAGAACAGAGCTAAGGGCCATAGCGCCCAGTCCAGTTGAACAAGTATGCAGAAAGTGCCGCCGTGTTTCGCGTTCGGCAGCTGCCTGTTGAAGTTCGTGAAGGAGTTTGTTCATGGTGTTGTCTTGATGACCCCACCCCCGGCCCCTCCCCTTTTTTTAGGGGAGGGGGGAATGTGCGATCTTTAGTTGTTAAAGCAGGCTTTAATTTTAGTAAGCGTTGCTTCTATATCTGTTTCTATTTCAGCATTGCTAATGCGTAATGTCCTTATTTGTAACTGAGTCAACGCGGCATCTCGATCCTTATCGTGAAGAATAGCATCATTGTTTGTATGCACACTGCCATCAATTTCGACACATAGGCGTTCCATTGGGCAATAGAAGTCAAGTATATAAACGCCTACACTGTGTTGTCGTCGAAACTTACGGCCATCCAATTGACTCCCTCTTAGTCGATCCCAAAGTAATGATTCAAAAGGAGTTGGATTCTTTCGCAATTCTCGTCGAAATACCTCTATCGCTTTCCGATTATGTATTAACTGGCCCATACTCTTTCCAATTAAATTACTCCTTAAGCATCAGAAACTTCCCTATCACTTTGCTAGCCCCTCCCCTTTTTTCAGGGGAGGGGTTGGGGTGGGGTAAAACAACCAATCATTCTTTCGTAATCACCTCATCCAGATTTAGCATTGTATTCGCTGTTACTGTCAAGGCCGCCAATTGAGGGGAAACCTTTTTACAATCGAAACCAGGGTGATCCAGCAAATTTTCGGCTTCGCCGGGCTTCTGACGGTAATAGTATTCGGTACTTCGATAGAGCTTAGCCAGCACCGCCAGTTTTTTAGGAGCTAAATCACGGAGCATGACCTGCCGGAAACCCGCCTGAATCTGTTGCTCTGGCGATGAGCCGTGCGTACGCATATATTCTCCCAAATTCTGCGCGGCCTCTACATAAACTGGATCGTTGAGCGTTACCAAAGCTTGCAAAGGCGTGTTGGTTCGCAGACGACGCAACTGACAAAATTCCCGGCTGGGGCTATCAAACGTTACCATTGAGGGGTAAGGTGCCGTTCGTTTCCAGTAGGTGTACAGGGCGCGTCGGTGGAGGTCTTCGCCAGTGCTTTGTTTCCAGGATTCACCATCGTAAGGTGACTGCCAGATGCCATCGGGTTGCATAGGCATCACACTGGGACCGTACATTTTGTAGCTCAATAAACCACTAACCGCTAACGCCTGATCATGCACCGCTTCGGATGACAATCGAACACGCGGTCCGCGAGCCAGCAACTTATTAAACGGATCTTTTGCCAGCATTTCGGGAGAAGCGTTGGATTGTTGCCGGTAGGTTGCTGACATCACCATCTTTTTTAGCAACTTTTTTACACTCCACTGATCTGTTTCCATGAACTCTGCAGCCAGATAATCGAGCAATTCGCGATGAGTGGGTTGAATACCCTGGGTTCCCATGTCTTCAACCGTTTCGACAATACCTGTACCGAATAGCTGTTCCCAGAAACGGTTTACAGCCACACGAGCCGTAAGCGGATGCTCCCGGCTAACCATCCACTGGGCCATGCCAAGCCTATTTTTAGGGAGTTTGGGGTCCATCGCCGGAAATGACTTCGGCACGTCGGGCGTTACTCGTTTTCCTTTCACCATCCAGTTACCTCGGTCAAAAACGTGGGTTTCTCTGGCGAGGTCGCCGGAGCCATCCAGCATGATGGGCGTTTGCTCGACATCCGTATTCAGCAGATCGAGCAATAATTTATCTTTTTCGCCAACGGCGTTTTGAGGCTGACCCGGCAAAACAGGTGTAAACGCAACCCATTTGATCTGTACCCAATCTTTCGGTTTTTCTGGGCTATCCAGCGATAGATACAAGCTATGTCGCCCCTGAATTGGGGGTAATGGAATCATCTGAACCGTGTCCTTTCCAGGATTTGGCGTTGGAATTTTTGCCAAAATTGGGCCATCCAGCTTATCCTGATGAATGGTAACCGTGGCATTGGTTGCTTTGGTACCCCATTTGAGCAGCAAGCGCGGGCGACCCGTCAGCGTTACATTTTTAATCCGGCACGAACCTTTGCCCTGAAATCCGAAGTATTTAGCATTGAGGAGCGAAGCATTGACATATTGATCAAAATCGTGGGAATTGATCTTCGGCTCAATGGTGCGGAGCAGGTGCGTGACTTGTTCAATATTCGCTTGTGCCTGTTTCGAATTTGGAATGCTGGCTGCAATGAACTTCTGTAAACCAACGAGTTTAAGTGAATCTTCGGTCTTGTAGAATCGGAGTGTAGGCGTATCACTTGTTACGTCCTCGTCGCGGGAGTTGTTGAAAAAGGCGAGGAATTTGTAATACTCGTCGTGGGTAAACGGGTCGTAAGGATGGCTATGACATTGGATGCAGGCGAAGGTGGTTCCATTAAATGCGTCCCAGGTTGTGTTGACCCGGTCGAGCACAGCCGCAGTTCGGAATTCTTCATCCTGCGTGCCGCCTTCATCATTAGTCATCGTATTTCGATGAAAACCTGTGGCAATGAGCTGATCGTCAGTTGGCGACGGCAGTAAATCGCCCGCCAACTGCTCAACCGTAAACTTGTCGAAGGGTTTGTCCTGATTAAAAGCCTTGATGAGCCAATCCCGGTAGCGCCAGATTTTACGACCCGGATCGCGCTCATAGCCTTTGGTGTCGGCGTAACGGGCCAGATCGAGCCACATGCCCGTCCAGCGCTCGCCATAAGCAGGGGATTTTAGCAGCCGATCGACCACTTTTTCATAAGCTTCTGGTGATTTATCAGCTACGAAATCGGCGACTTCTTTTTCTGTTGGCGGTAACCCGATAAGATCAAGCGAAACTCGCCGAATCAAGGTAGCTCGGTCGGCTTCGAGCGAAGGTGTTAACTGATCCTGCTTTAGTTTATCCAGAATGAAGTTATCAATCTCATTCTTAGCCCAATCCGTTTCGGCATTATTGGTTATTCCCAGACGGCTCAGCAATGTACCAATTGTGGGAACGTCGGGCTTTTCTACCGACTGATATGCCCAGTGGTCACCCCATTCGGCTCCCTGATCAATCCATTTTCGGAGAAGGTCAATTTCGTCGGGTTTTAGGGCAGGGTGGTCAAGAGGCATGCGCTCGTCGGGATCGGTCAGGGTGAGCCGCCGAATCATCTCACTGGCATCGGCATCGCCAGGGACAATAGCGAGTTTCCCCGATTTGGCGGGAGCGAGTGCTTCCTGCTTAAATAACAGCGAAAAACCGGCGGCTTTTTTGACTCCTCCGTGACAGGCAATGCAGTTTTTATTGAGTAAGGGCTTGATTTGGGTATTGTAGTCCACTCGTTTCTCGAAAATGCCAAGAAACGACGAGAGCAGTAAGGCAACTGCCGCCCCTGCTGTACCAACAAGTATCCACTGAGTTTTCATATAACCAACGCAGGTATATATCACCTGCTCCTAAAAGCAGACGAACTCGTTTTTGTACTATGGAAATCAATGATAAATGTAATTTTAACGAAGAAATGGCCTAAGTCGTTCAGTTAGAGTATCATATCAATGCATCCATTTACCGGACACGAACATCTATCTGGGCGGTATCGTCTTCGCCATTGGTGGTTCCGTTATTGGGCGTGGAATCTGGATCTGGAACACTCGCGGCTGTTAGTTGGGCTGTGCATAGACCATACCCTACAGCCGTTGCTTTTGCTCGAAATACGAGTGTAAAACTAGTACCAGCTGCCAGACTACTAATGCCACCAACAGGATTGCCGCCCGATAGCCCAAAATCATCACCCGAAACGAAGGTTTGACCAGCGGGTAAATAAGCCGTTACGCTCAACCCTGTTGCGGTTAAACCACCCTGATTACTGATCGTCAACGAATAACTAATTACGTCATTCACTTGAGGGGTACGGTTGTTAACGATTAGACTAATGCTCACGTCGGCTTTGGCGGGGTCGGGAGTAGGCTGATTACCAATCACATTGGGTAGTGGGACCTGATTTGGATTAGGCGAGGTAAACACGCTACCTCCATCCTGACGAGTTCGAAAGTCTAGCTGTGCCATATCGTCCTGCCCATCGCCTGTGCCCGAGTTTGGTTGGCTGTCTGGGTCAACAGATGTTGCCTGGGCAATTTCGGCCGCGTTTTGGTACGTCCCAAGGGCCGTTGGTTGGGCAATAAAGCTGAGCGACTGAGTCGTGCCTGCAGAAAGATTTATGGGCGAACTAGTTAATACGGTGCTGCTTGAAGAAAAATCAGTAGACGATATAAAGGCCAGATTCGCTGGCAGTCGATTTCGCACGATGATACCTGTCGCCGGATCGGGGCCATCGTTACGAACGAACAGGCTAATCGTAACAGGACTATTTAGGTCAGGGGTTCGGTTCGTAACCGCCATAGCCAAACTTACATCTGCCTGGGGTTGTGGCGGTGTGGTTGTAATGAGAAATAAATTGGAGGGCACCGCTGGCATGGCTGGCGATGTGGAGACAACCCGAATCTGGAAATGACCACTTTGCAGATTACTCGGCAAGGTTACCTGAATCGGGCTTGTGGCGCCACTACTTAATACGCTTTTATATTGTCCTAGTGAATCAAGTAGCTGCACCTGCCACTGATTTCCCGAATCGAATGTGCCCAGTGTTGTAAAGGTGACGGTTAGCGAAGCCCCAGGCGTTACATAACTTGCCAGATTTCCCGTAACGGCAAATTGAGTGGGAGTGATCGGTTGCGCGTTCTGGAAAAAAGCATTGTCGAGGCTGTTGTTCCAGTTGCGGGCAAACCGCGAAAGTCCCATGTCTTGCGGAATTGTGTTCGGATTTAAATAGTATTGCGGATGCGGAGATGGGCGACTAATGTTCCGAAAGTGTACATCGGTTGTACCCGCATTACGCAGCTGAATAGTGTCGTTGTAAGGTCCCTGGAATACATTTAAGCCCGCCGTATTAATAACTTCCTGTTGCTTTGCAATTACCTCGGGTCGTGTTGTACTGCCATCGAACGAAACGCGTGCCACCATCCAGGAAAGATTTTTACCGCCGAAATCCTGCCGTGACTTCTGGATAACGGTCTTTAAATTAGTCACATAATTGGGGATACTACCCGTTGTGTTATCGCCATACTCAGCCTCTCCCTGATGCCAGAGCACAGTTCGAGCACCCGATATTGACAGATAATACTGCATCACGTTCTTCAGATTGGTATAGGGCTGTAGATTTGGCCAATTGCCTGAACTACAATTGTACCGGTTACAAGTTGGGATACCATTGGCCGTACTGGCCCAGTTGTCGACTGTTGAGCCATCCCAGCCTGTTACATAGAAGGTTACAGGCACATTATATCGATTGACAATGTAATCACCTAACTCGCCCCAGCCCCACGAGCTTTCGGCCATCGGAAAGACGCGTTTTGTAGCTGTTAATGCTTTGTAAACAGGTACGGGCGAAGGATCACCAGAAGAGACAAGGGCTTGCCCATTAGGCGGGTAGTAATGATTAATGGAATCGATGGCATTGACACGGTCAGTATTGGTGCCAAGGTCATTATCGCCGATACCCAGGCCACGTGCATTTGATTGACCCGCCGTAACAAAAACTTCACCAATGCCAACGGGTTGAACTGTCGCTTGGGCGGTTACTGCATTGTTTACAATGGTGCGAACAGTCAGTACATACCAACCACCAGTACCCGTTATATACCCCAGAAAAATGTTGTTGGTCGGATTGGTTTGGACGGTTTGCCAGGCTGTAGCGGTTCCTTGCCCGGCTGCCACAGGCGTTAATTGAGCTTCTACCCGATCAACAGCCCCGGTGAGTCGTCCAGATAGATACATTCGTCCAGTGCCGTCTGTTCCCCGCTGTACAACAAGACGTGCCATTGGGTGTGAAATCTGGAGTTGCGCTACCGCAACGAAGGGCCAGATGACGAACAGAAAAACCCATTTTGAAAATGTGGACATGAAGCAGCAGGTACGTTTACTGCTGCGAAATTACGCGAAAGTTAGCTTGTAGCCTAGACGTACTTTTTTGTCCGTTAGCCCTTCGTAGTTAAGGGCTAACGGACATTTGAATCGCTTACACTTTGCCTTTTAAATAGTCGGCGGTGTAATTCCCGTTGGTGAGCTTTACCATTTCTTCAGGTGTGCCCGTAAAGGTTACGTAACCACCCGTTTCACCACCTTCAGGGCCAAGGTCAATAATATGGTCGGCGTTTTTAATGATTTCCATATTGTGCTCGATAATGATTACCGAATCGCCCTGATCGACAAGCGCGTTGATAGCCGCCAACAGTTTCCGAATGTCGTGGAAATGCAAACCGGTCGTTGGCTCATCAAAGATGAACAATGTACCGCCCTTGTTCGGATTGCCTTTGCCGAGGAAAGACGCCAGCTTCACTCGCTGAGCCTCACCACCCGATAGCGTGTTGGCCGATTGCCCAAGCCCAATATAGCCAAGACCGACATCCTGCAAAGGTTTGAGCTTGTCAGCCATCTTGGGTTCGAACTCCCGGAAGAAATCGATGGCTTCATCGACCGTCATGTCCAGAATATCCGACACATTTTTATCGTGTAGCATCACCTCCAATACTTCGTGTTTGAAGCGTTTTCCGCCACAACCTTCGCATTTGAGGTAAATATCGGCCATGAACTGCATCTCGATCTTCACTTCGCCTTCACCCTGGCAAACCTCGCACCGACCGCCGTCTACGTTGAACGAGAAATGGCTGGGTTTATAAGCACGAGATTTCGATAGCGGTTGATCGGCCATGACCTGACGCAGATAGTCATAGGCCTTGATGTAAGTAACCGGATTGGAGCGACTCGATTTGCCGATCGGATTCTGATCGATCATTTCAATGGCTGAAATTCGCTCAAGCGAACCTGTTAGCGAATCGTACTTACCGGCTTCTTCGGCCGCATCGCCTTTTTGACGCATTAACGCTGGATACAACACTTTCCGAATCAGGGTACTCTTTCCCGAACCCGACACACCTGTTACAACGGTCAGCGTATTCAACGGGAAGCGGACATCGACATCTTTCAGGTTGTTTTCCCGCGCGCCCTTCAGTTCAATAAAATTCGCCGATTTGCGACGGAAAGACGGCACCGGCACCGTTTCCCGACCCGTTAAAAAGTCGAGGGTATGTGATTGGAACGGATAATGAATAGTGGATGATGGATAAGTAGGATCAGAGGAATCTTCATTCTCCATTTTACATTGTTCATTATTTACATCTGCCCACGTTCCCTGAAAGACCAGATGACCACCCAGCGAACCCGCATCGGGGCCAATATCGATGAGCTGATCGGCGGCTCGCATGACTTCTTCTTCGTGTTCGACTACGATCACCGTATTGCCCATGTCGCGAAGGGATTCCAGAACACTTACAAGGCGTTTGGTGTCGCGTGGATGCAGACCGATGCTTGGTTCATCCAAAATATACATAGAACCAACCAGCGCAGAACCCAATGACGTTGCCAGTTTAATGCGTTGATATTCGCCACCCGATAAGGTATTCGTTAAACGATTGAGTGTCAAATAGCCTAACCCAACCCGCTCCATATAGTCTAAGCGATTCCGAATCTCAATCAATATCCGATTGGCAACCTGTTGTTGCGTCTGCGGTAACTCAAGATCGCGGAAAAAAGCGGTTACATGGGTAAGCGGCATCAGGACTAGATCGGTAATGGATTTTCCGCCTACTTTTACATAGCTCGCATCTTTCCGTAAACGCGATCCCCGGCATTCCGGACAGGTCGTTTTACCCCGATAACGGGATAGCATCACCCGATACTGGACTTTGAATGTCTGGCTTTCAACATAGTCGAAAAACGAGTTCAGCCCGTCGAAGTAGGTATTACCCGTCCAGAGTAACTCCTGTTCGGCTGGCGTTAAGTCTTTATAAGGGCGGTGGATTGGGAAGTCGAAACGGATGCCATTTTTGAGAAGCGGTTTCAAAAACTCCTCGCTCATTTTCTCACTACGCCAGGGTGCAATGGCTCCTTCGAAAACAGACAGATTCTTGTCTGGAATAACCAGGTCAGGGTCGATACCCAACACTTTGCCGAACCCATCACAGCGTCGGCAGGCGCCATAAGGGTTATTGAACGTAAACAGATTGACGCTGGGTTCTTCAAAGACAATGCC
Proteins encoded in this region:
- a CDS encoding DUF1501 domain-containing protein, with the translated sequence MNKLLHELQQAAAERETRRHFLHTCSTGLGAMALSSVLSSCGFFGKSTPQDNTVGSVLSGEPTAPHPSQFVPKAKRVIYIHMAGSPSQLELFDYKPELAKYNGKDCPQALLEGKKFAFIRGTPKMLGPQGKFAQHGQSGAWVSNYLPHLQGAVDDITFLKAMHTDQFNHAPAQLLMHTGSARLGRPSMGSWVTYGLGTENDNLPGYIVLASGGKQPDAGKSVWGSGFLPTVYQGVQCRTDGDPVLYASDPSGMNRNIRKQTIDAISQINQQQYDDVKDPEILTRIAQYELAFRMQMSVPDAMDIKSEPQYIMDSYGVDPNKGSFARNCLLARRLVERGVRFVQLFDWGWDTHGTSADGSIDIGLHAKCKESDQAVAALLNDLKQRGLLDDTLVVWGGEFGRTPMQENRDGQTLPFMGRDHHLDAFTVWMAGGGVKKGFSFGETDDIGYYGVKDKVHIHDLQATILHLLGFDHTKLTYQFQGRPFRLTDVAGKVVKPILA
- a CDS encoding DUF11 domain-containing protein, with the translated sequence MSTFSKWVFLFVIWPFVAVAQLQISHPMARLVVQRGTDGTGRMYLSGRLTGAVDRVEAQLTPVAAGQGTATAWQTVQTNPTNNIFLGYITGTGGWYVLTVRTIVNNAVTAQATVQPVGIGEVFVTAGQSNARGLGIGDNDLGTNTDRVNAIDSINHYYPPNGQALVSSGDPSPVPVYKALTATKRVFPMAESSWGWGELGDYIVNRYNVPVTFYVTGWDGSTVDNWASTANGIPTCNRYNCSSGNWPNLQPYTNLKNVMQYYLSISGARTVLWHQGEAEYGDNTTGSIPNYVTNLKTVIQKSRQDFGGKNLSWMVARVSFDGSTTRPEVIAKQQEVINTAGLNVFQGPYNDTIQLRNAGTTDVHFRNISRPSPHPQYYLNPNTIPQDMGLSRFARNWNNSLDNAFFQNAQPITPTQFAVTGNLASYVTPGASLTVTFTTLGTFDSGNQWQVQLLDSLGQYKSVLSSGATSPIQVTLPSNLQSGHFQIRVVSTSPAMPAVPSNLFLITTTPPQPQADVSLAMAVTNRTPDLNSPVTISLFVRNDGPDPATGIIVRNRLPANLAFISSTDFSSSSTVLTSSPINLSAGTTQSLSFIAQPTALGTYQNAAEIAQATSVDPDSQPNSGTGDGQDDMAQLDFRTRQDGGSVFTSPNPNQVPLPNVIGNQPTPDPAKADVSISLIVNNRTPQVNDVISYSLTISNQGGLTATGLSVTAYLPAGQTFVSGDDFGLSGGNPVGGISSLAAGTSFTLVFRAKATAVGYGLCTAQLTAASVPDPDSTPNNGTTNGEDDTAQIDVRVR
- a CDS encoding DUF1553 domain-containing protein, with the protein product MKTQWILVGTAGAAVALLLSSFLGIFEKRVDYNTQIKPLLNKNCIACHGGVKKAAGFSLLFKQEALAPAKSGKLAIVPGDADASEMIRRLTLTDPDERMPLDHPALKPDEIDLLRKWIDQGAEWGDHWAYQSVEKPDVPTIGTLLSRLGITNNAETDWAKNEIDNFILDKLKQDQLTPSLEADRATLIRRVSLDLIGLPPTEKEVADFVADKSPEAYEKVVDRLLKSPAYGERWTGMWLDLARYADTKGYERDPGRKIWRYRDWLIKAFNQDKPFDKFTVEQLAGDLLPSPTDDQLIATGFHRNTMTNDEGGTQDEEFRTAAVLDRVNTTWDAFNGTTFACIQCHSHPYDPFTHDEYYKFLAFFNNSRDEDVTSDTPTLRFYKTEDSLKLVGLQKFIAASIPNSKQAQANIEQVTHLLRTIEPKINSHDFDQYVNASLLNAKYFGFQGKGSCRIKNVTLTGRPRLLLKWGTKATNATVTIHQDKLDGPILAKIPTPNPGKDTVQMIPLPPIQGRHSLYLSLDSPEKPKDWVQIKWVAFTPVLPGQPQNAVGEKDKLLLDLLNTDVEQTPIMLDGSGDLARETHVFDRGNWMVKGKRVTPDVPKSFPAMDPKLPKNRLGMAQWMVSREHPLTARVAVNRFWEQLFGTGIVETVEDMGTQGIQPTHRELLDYLAAEFMETDQWSVKKLLKKMVMSATYRQQSNASPEMLAKDPFNKLLARGPRVRLSSEAVHDQALAVSGLLSYKMYGPSVMPMQPDGIWQSPYDGESWKQSTGEDLHRRALYTYWKRTAPYPSMVTFDSPSREFCQLRRLRTNTPLQALVTLNDPVYVEAAQNLGEYMRTHGSSPEQQIQAGFRQVMLRDLAPKKLAVLAKLYRSTEYYYRQKPGEAENLLDHPGFDCKKVSPQLAALTVTANTMLNLDEVITKE
- a CDS encoding endonuclease domain-containing protein, with protein sequence MGQLIHNRKAIEVFRRELRKNPTPFESLLWDRLRGSQLDGRKFRRQHSVGVYILDFYCPMERLCVEIDGSVHTNNDAILHDKDRDAALTQLQIRTLRISNAEIETDIEATLTKIKACFNN
- the uvrA gene encoding excinuclease ABC subunit UvrA, producing MTQTTETEFRNHTGEPIRSVDNLDPKQFIIIKGAKVHNLKGIDVAIPRNKLVVLTGLSGSGKSSLAFDTLFAEGQRMYVESLSSYARQFLGRMEKPEVEYIKGVSPAIAIEQKVSTRNPRSTVGTSTEIYDYLKLLFGRAGVTYSPISGHEVRKDTVTDVVNYMYGYEAGQRVMIMAPLRVREGRTLAYELNILLQKGYTRIVADGNVLQIEDVLESSGDNPELAVEQRLSANALEILVDRGTVLYDENGQPDEDNQYRFSDSVQTAFNEGEGSCRVDIVGRESRIFSDKFELDGIVFEEPSVNLFTFNNPYGACRRCDGFGKVLGIDPDLVIPDKNLSVFEGAIAPWRSEKMSEEFLKPLLKNGIRFDFPIHRPYKDLTPAEQELLWTGNTYFDGLNSFFDYVESQTFKVQYRVMLSRYRGKTTCPECRGSRLRKDASYVKVGGKSITDLVLMPLTHVTAFFRDLELPQTQQQVANRILIEIRNRLDYMERVGLGYLTLNRLTNTLSGGEYQRIKLATSLGSALVGSMYILDEPSIGLHPRDTKRLVSVLESLRDMGNTVIVVEHEEEVMRAADQLIDIGPDAGSLGGHLVFQGTWADVNNEQCKMENEDSSDPTYPSSTIHYPFQSHTLDFLTGRETVPVPSFRRKSANFIELKGARENNLKDVDVRFPLNTLTVVTGVSGSGKSTLIRKVLYPALMRQKGDAAEEAGKYDSLTGSLERISAIEMIDQNPIGKSSRSNPVTYIKAYDYLRQVMADQPLSKSRAYKPSHFSFNVDGGRCEVCQGEGEVKIEMQFMADIYLKCEGCGGKRFKHEVLEVMLHDKNVSDILDMTVDEAIDFFREFEPKMADKLKPLQDVGLGYIGLGQSANTLSGGEAQRVKLASFLGKGNPNKGGTLFIFDEPTTGLHFHDIRKLLAAINALVDQGDSVIIIEHNMEIIKNADHIIDLGPEGGETGGYVTFTGTPEEMVKLTNGNYTADYLKGKV